In a single window of the Elaeis guineensis isolate ETL-2024a chromosome 4, EG11, whole genome shotgun sequence genome:
- the LOC105032704 gene encoding uncharacterized protein, with translation MAAVISELVARSDSESVQVVQEIVRLERKIFPKHESLARSLLEEVSKKNTGLLFLKIGKGKGEEEIVGYVMYSWISSLCVSITKLAVKENHRRQGHGEALLKAAMQKCRTRKIQRICLHVDPMRTPAVSLYNKIGFQIDELIECYYSSDRNAYRMYLDFVIDVILICACNAINLNCIN, from the exons ATGGCGGCCGTAATATCAGAATTAGTTGCTCGCAGTGATTCTGAATCTGTACAGGTGGTGCAGGAGATCGTGAGATTAGAAAGAAAGATTTTCCCCAAGCACGAGTCTCTCGCGAGATCATTGCTCGAGGAAGTAAGCAAGAAGAACACTGGTCTGTTATTCCTCAAGATAGGAAaaggaaaaggagaggaagaaatcGTGGGGTATGTCATGTACTCCTGGATCTCTTCTCTATGTGTCTCCATCACCAAACTCGCGG TGAAGGAAAATCATAGAAGGCAGGGTCATGGAGAAGCTTTGTTGAAAGCAGCTATGCAAAAATGTAGAACAAGGAAAATTCAACGAATTTGCCTTCATGTTGATCCTATGAGAACTCCTGCAGTTTCCCTCTACAATAAGATTGGCTTTCAAATTGATGAGTTAATTGAATGTTACTATTCTTCAGACAGAAATGCTTATAGGATGTACTTGGATTTCGTGATTGACGTTATTCTTATTTGTGCTTGTAATGCTATTAACCTCAACtgtattaattga